One segment of Mugil cephalus isolate CIBA_MC_2020 chromosome 14, CIBA_Mcephalus_1.1, whole genome shotgun sequence DNA contains the following:
- the LOC125020298 gene encoding uncharacterized protein LOC125020298, protein MIKLVLLLLLCHVSSSVKHSLMFYVTASSGVPNLPEFMVLGQVDDIQVIYSDGSKKIFEPRQDWTKKLFDDNPQLWTQGTKDCFEIQPPRFKSKLNSLIQLFNHSEGSGVHILQLKIGCEWNETTGEVAGFERFGYDGEDFIELDLKRLTLTALRPEANIIKQKWDKDTNRIKYDEQLLTQTCPEWLKLSLKYGNSSLLRTDVPSVSLLQKTPSSPVSCHATGFYPDRAMMFWRKDGEEIHEGVEHGEILPNHDGSFQMNVDLNISSVSPEDWRRYDCVFHLSGVEDDIITKLDETQIRTNWAEMPRDKTITTIIIISAVVVVVVVVFAAAAGYMVYKKKQDQKAPPDLTDSENNIDCGSSGLPNLSEVQDWMRKIFENDTRQMDWYTKQCTEKRSNFFKAMMYTLKQLFNQSVHILQLIEGCEWDETSGNVTASMRFGYDGEDFIELHYKMLTWTALKPEADFTNQRWNNDRIRTKQNEKFLTQDFNLSLAQAVILTCLKSASIIPLPEEVTHNLNDFHPVALTPVIIKCFERLVVQHIKDCLPLTLDPLPVLRKNNLDRKLLLAFYYSSIESLLKHFGLKSLQKQNKMKTLLLLLLFCRVSSTVKHSLKYFITGSSEVSELLEFEAVVSVDDIQAGYCGHSDKKLEFKMDRETKVFDTHPQKLFMYVQYCFMFYPDSFKDMIPILKQDFNQSEGVHILQLMHGCEWDEKTGEVTGFMQYGYDGEDLIELDLKALTWVALKPQAVSTKLKWDSDVESIQFNKEFLTQTCPEWLKMYLHYGKNSLLRTALPSVSLLQKTPSSPVSCHATGFYPDRAMMFWRKDGEEIHEGVEHGEILPNHDGSFQMNVDLNISSVSPEDWRRYDCVFHLSGVEDDIITKLDETQIRTNWVEKPRNKTSTIIISAVVVVVVVVVVAAAAGFMVHRKKQDQKAPPDSEVSSELSERLNPN, encoded by the exons ATGATTAAGTTGGTTTTGCTGCTTctcttgtgtcatgtttcatcatcag tgaaacactcactgaTGTTTTACGTCACTGCCTCCTCTGGAGTCCCAAACCTTCCAGAGTTTATGGTGCTAGGACAGGTTGATGACATCCAGGTGATTTACTCTGATGGCAGCAAAAAGATATTTGAACCAAGACAGGACTGGACgaaaaaattatttgatgacAATCCTCAACTCTGGACACAGGGCACTAAGGACTGTTTTGAGATTCAACCTCCCCGCTTCAAGAGCAAACTGAACAGTTTGATCCAGCTCTTCAACCACAGTGAAGGTTCAG gtgttcacattttacagcttaAGATTGGCTGTGAATGGAATGAAACGACTGGAGAGGTTGCTGGTTTTGAACGGTTTGGTTatgatggagaagacttcattGAACTGGATCTGAAGAGGTTGACGTTGACCGCTCTGAGACCAGAGGCTAATATTATCAAACAGAAATGGGATAAAGATACAAACAGGATAAAATACGATGAGCAATTACTTACTCAGACTTGTCCTGAGTGGCTGAAGTTGAGTTTGAAGTATGGGAACAGCTCTCTGCTGAGAACAG acgtcccctcagtgtctctcctccagaagactccctcctctccagtcagctgccacgctacaggtttctaccctgacagagccatgatgttctggaggaaagatggagaggagattcatgaaggagtggaacatggagagatcctccccaaccatgatggatccttccagatgaatgttgacctgaacatttcatcagtctcacctgaagactggaggaggtacgactgtgtgtttcatctctctggtgttgaggacgacatcatcaccaaactggatgaaacacagatcagaaccaactggg CCGAGATGCCCAGAGACAagaccatcaccaccatcatcatcatctctgcagtggttgttgttgttgttgtcgtctttgcagcagctgctggatacatggtttataaaaagaaacaag accaaaaggctccacctg acCTTACAGATAGTGAGAACAACATTGA CTGTGGATCATCTGGGCTTCCAAACCTCTCAGAGGTTCAGGACTGGATGAGAAAAATCTTTGAAAATGACACTCGACAGATGGATTGGTACACTAAGCAGTGTACTGAGAAAAGGTCCAACTTCTTCAAAGCCATGATGTATACTTTGAAGCAGCTCTTCAACCAAA gtgttcacattttacagctgATTGAAGGCTGTGAATGGGATGAAACATCTGGAAACGTTACTGCTTCTATGAGGTTTGGTTACgatggagaagacttcattGAACTGCATTAtaagatgttgacctggacCGCTCTGAAACCAGAGGCTGACTTCACCAATCAGAGATGGAATAATGACAGAattagaacaaaacaaaatgagaagtTCCTTACTCAG GATTTCAACCTCTCCCTGGCCCAAGCGGTCATCCTTACCTGCCTGAAATCTGCCTCCATCATCCCGCTACCAGAAGAAGTCACCCACAACCTCAATGACTTCCACCCTGTTGCCCTCACACCAGTCATTATTAAGTGCTTTGAGAGACTGGTTGTACAGCACATCAAGGACTGTCTCCCCCTCACACTTGATCCACTTCCTGTCCTCAGGAAGAACAACCTGgacaggaagctgctgctggcctTCTACTACTCATCCATAGAAAGTCTGCTGAAGCACT TTGGTCTAAAGTCtttacagaaacagaacaagatgaaaactttgcttttgttgcttctctTCTGTCGTGTTTCATCAACCG tgaaacactcactgaaatatttcatcacTGGATCCTCTGAAGTCTCAGAACTTCTAGAGTTTGAGGCTGTTGTATCAGTTGATGACATCCAGGCTGGATACTGTGGACACAGCGACAAGAAATTAGAATTCAAAATGGACAGGGAGACAAAAGTCTTTGACACTCATCCTCAAAAATTATTTATGTACGTTCAGTACTGTTTTATGTTCTACCCGGATTCCTTCAAAGACATGATTCCGATTCTGAAGCAGGACTTCAACCAGAGTGAAG gtgttcacattttacagcttaTGCATGGCTGTGAATGGGATGAAAAGACTGGAGAGGTCACTGGCTTCATGCAGTATGGTTATGATGGAGAAGACTTAATTGAACTGGACCTAAAGGCATTAACGTGGGTCGCTCTGAAACCTCAGGCCGTCTCCACCAAACTGAAATGGGATTCAGATGTAGAGAGTATACAATTCAATAAGGAGTTCTTAACTCAGACTTGTCCTGAGTGGCTGAAGATGTATTTACACTATGGGAAAAACTCTCTGTTGAGAACAG ctctcccctcagtgtctctcctccagaagactccctcctctccagtcagctgccacgctacaggtttctaccctgacagagccatgatgttctggaggaaagatggagaggagattcatgaaggagtggaacatggagagatcctccccaaccatgatggatccttccagatgaatgttgacctgaacatttcatcagtctcacctgaagactggaggaggtatgactgtgtgtttcatctctctggtgtggaggacgacatcatcaccaaactggatgaaacacagatcagaaccaactggg tTGAGAAGCCCAGAAACAAGacctccaccatcatcatctctgcagtggttgttgtggttgttgttgtcgttgttgcagcagctgctggattcatggttcatagaaagaaacaag accaaaaggctccacctg atagtgaagtcagctctgagctctctgaGAGACTGAATCCTAACTGA